The following are encoded in a window of Thunnus albacares chromosome 17, fThuAlb1.1, whole genome shotgun sequence genomic DNA:
- the LOC122966928 gene encoding interferon a3-like isoform X2, giving the protein MFQGDPLTEEESPVPFPYDLYQSTRNTQVLESQLLFIRDSLKLISDLYHHGNRSSAAWNTNEETNFLITIDRQNEELNKCVSIEKPVKVLLRKYYKRLEKSTLHRTGGGTAYWELIRMETKRHLDQLEMLVSIITSRRRSAASPH; this is encoded by the exons ATGTTTCAGGGCGATCCGCTGACTGAGGAGGAGAGTCCAGTTCCCTTTCCATACGATCTCTACCAAAGCACGAGGAACACACAG GTGTTGGAGTCCCAGCTGTTGTTCATCAGAGACAGTCTGAAGCTTATTTCTGATCTCTATCACCACGGCAACCGCTCCTCCGCTGCCTGGAATACCAACGAGGAGACCAACTTCCTGATCACCATCGACAGACAGAACGAGGAGCTCAACAAATGC gtttCGATTGAAAAACCAGTTAAAGTCCTGCTGAGAAAATACTACAAGAGACTGGAAAAAAGCACTCTGCACCGTACG GGGGGCGGTACTGCGTACTGGGAGCTGATCAGGATGGAAACTAAACGGCACCTGGACCAGTTGGAGATGCTGGTCTCCATCATCACCAGCAGGAGGCGCTCTGCAGCGTCTCCACACTAA
- the LOC122966928 gene encoding interferon a3-like isoform X1, with protein MFQGDPLTEEESPVPFPYDLYQSTRNTQVLESQLLFIRDSLKLISDLYHHGNRSSAAWNTNEETNFLITIDRQNEELNKCVSIEKPVKVLLRKYYKRLEKSTLHRTLPVEKPVNVMLSEYYKSLEKSALDRTGGGTAYWELIRMETKRHLDQLEMLVSIITSRRRSAASPH; from the exons ATGTTTCAGGGCGATCCGCTGACTGAGGAGGAGAGTCCAGTTCCCTTTCCATACGATCTCTACCAAAGCACGAGGAACACACAG GTGTTGGAGTCCCAGCTGTTGTTCATCAGAGACAGTCTGAAGCTTATTTCTGATCTCTATCACCACGGCAACCGCTCCTCCGCTGCCTGGAATACCAACGAGGAGACCAACTTCCTGATCACCATCGACAGACAGAACGAGGAGCTCAACAAATGC gtttCGATTGAAAAACCAGTTAAAGTCCTGCTGAGAAAATACTACAAGAGACTGGAAAAAAGCACTCTGCACCGTACG cttcCGGTTGAAAAACCAGTCAACGTCATGCTGAGCGAATACTACAAGTCACTGGAAAAAAGCGCTCTGGACCGTACG GGGGGCGGTACTGCGTACTGGGAGCTGATCAGGATGGAAACTAAACGGCACCTGGACCAGTTGGAGATGCTGGTCTCCATCATCACCAGCAGGAGGCGCTCTGCAGCGTCTCCACACTAA